The proteins below come from a single Actinomycetes bacterium genomic window:
- a CDS encoding catechol 2,3-dioxygenase: MGVLRLSHVEVRVPDLELATAYYTEVLGLLETGREAERVFLKCWDEHEHHSVMLRYAPTYGLEHMGFKVEDADDLEECERVVEKYGGQVTRHARGELAPGHGEAIRFDTPTGHRCELVHGMEKVGNLLPRTNPPPRPLGLVGIAPPRLDHIFVTAEDVEEGTRFFKLLGFRLTEQILADDGHQLATWLEVSHTPHDIALVTGPNGGLHHFAFWLDDWNDVRSAADTLAYHGVPIDVGPTRHGATRGFTVYFFDPAGNRNEMFTGGYWVDPDHEPVTWTEAEMGRAIFYYEGAVNQRFFTVHS, from the coding sequence ATGGGCGTCCTGCGCCTGTCGCACGTGGAGGTCCGGGTCCCCGACCTCGAGCTGGCTACGGCCTACTACACCGAGGTGCTCGGCCTGCTCGAGACCGGGCGAGAGGCGGAGCGGGTCTTCCTCAAGTGCTGGGACGAGCACGAGCACCACTCGGTGATGCTGCGCTACGCCCCGACCTACGGCCTGGAGCACATGGGCTTCAAGGTCGAAGACGCCGACGACCTCGAGGAGTGTGAGCGGGTGGTCGAGAAGTACGGCGGCCAGGTGACCCGCCACGCCCGCGGCGAGCTCGCCCCGGGGCACGGCGAGGCGATCCGCTTCGACACGCCCACCGGCCACCGCTGCGAGCTGGTGCACGGCATGGAGAAGGTGGGCAACCTGCTGCCCCGCACCAACCCGCCGCCGCGGCCCCTCGGCCTGGTCGGGATCGCGCCGCCGCGGCTGGACCACATCTTCGTCACCGCCGAGGACGTCGAGGAGGGCACACGGTTCTTCAAGCTGCTCGGCTTCCGGCTGACCGAGCAGATCCTCGCCGACGACGGGCACCAGCTGGCGACCTGGCTGGAGGTGTCCCACACCCCGCACGACATCGCGCTGGTGACCGGCCCCAACGGCGGGCTGCACCATTTCGCCTTCTGGCTGGACGACTGGAACGACGTGCGCTCCGCGGCGGACACGCTCGCCTACCATGGGGTGCCGATCGACGTCGGCCCCACCCGCCACGGCGCGACGCGCGGCTTCACCGTGTACTTCTTCGACCCGGCCGGCAACCGCAACGAGATGTTCACCGGCGGCTACTGGGTCGACCCCGACCACGAGCCGGTCACCTGGACCGAGGCCGAGATGGGCCGCGCGATCTTCTACTACGAGGGTGCCGTCAACCAGCGCTTCTTCACCGTGCACAGCTAG
- the dmpG gene encoding 4-hydroxy-2-oxovalerate aldolase: MTAFRLTDSTLRDGSHALSHQFTPEQVASIVRGLDAAGVPVIEVSHGDGLGGSSFNYGFSKIDERDLISAAVAAARRARIAVLLLPGIGVADDLREARERGAQVARIATHCTEADIAEQHIRLAKRLGMEAVGFLMMSHMIEPEQLLGQARLMASYGADCVYVVDSAGAMTTADARARVGLLAERLGCQVGHHAHNNLSLAVANSLAALDVGAAQLDGCAAGLGAGAGNCPTEVLVAACDKLGLDTGVDPLRVLDVAEDLVRPLRPAMGVIDRAGLLLGYAGVYGSFLLHAQRAAERFGVDVGDILLELGRRKVVGGQEDMILDVALELARGLAEPSVAEGSREPRGGARVDQEVRT; this comes from the coding sequence ATGACCGCGTTCCGGCTGACCGACTCCACCCTGCGCGACGGGTCGCACGCGCTGTCGCACCAGTTCACCCCCGAGCAGGTCGCCTCGATCGTGCGCGGCCTCGACGCGGCCGGCGTGCCGGTCATCGAGGTCAGCCACGGCGACGGGCTGGGCGGCTCGTCATTCAACTACGGCTTCTCCAAGATCGACGAGCGCGACCTGATCTCCGCCGCCGTGGCTGCGGCGAGGCGGGCGCGCATCGCCGTGCTGCTGCTACCGGGCATCGGGGTGGCCGACGACCTGCGTGAGGCGCGCGAGCGCGGCGCGCAGGTGGCCAGGATCGCGACCCACTGCACCGAGGCGGACATCGCCGAGCAGCACATCCGCCTGGCGAAGCGGCTCGGCATGGAGGCGGTCGGGTTCCTCATGATGAGCCACATGATCGAGCCGGAGCAGCTGCTGGGGCAGGCCCGGCTGATGGCGTCCTACGGCGCGGACTGCGTCTACGTGGTCGACTCGGCGGGCGCGATGACCACCGCGGACGCGCGTGCCCGCGTCGGCCTGCTCGCCGAGAGGCTCGGCTGCCAGGTGGGCCACCACGCCCACAACAACCTCTCGCTCGCCGTGGCGAACTCGCTCGCCGCGCTCGACGTCGGCGCCGCCCAGCTCGACGGGTGCGCGGCCGGGCTCGGCGCGGGCGCGGGCAACTGCCCGACCGAGGTGCTGGTGGCCGCCTGCGACAAGCTCGGCCTGGACACCGGGGTCGACCCGCTGCGCGTGCTCGACGTGGCCGAGGACCTGGTGCGGCCGCTGCGCCCGGCGATGGGCGTGATCGACCGGGCCGGGCTGCTGCTCGGCTACGCCGGCGTCTACGGCTCGTTCCTGCTGCACGCGCAGCGGGCGGCGGAGCGCTTCGGCGTCGACGTCGGCGACATCCTGCTCGAGCTGGGGCGGCGCAAGGTCGTCGGCGGCCAGGAGGACATGATCCTCGACGTCGCGCTCGAGCTGGCCCGCGGGCTCGCCGAACCGTCCGTGGCGGAGGGGTCCAGGGAACCCCGAGGGGGCGCCCGGGTGGATCAAGAGGTGCGCACGTGA
- a CDS encoding IclR family transcriptional regulator, producing MTAPGGREGATKTAPGGRDGSRLSSVQNAARLLKEFGSGERELGVSELSRRLGLGKSTVHRLLATLTDERILEHDPARGTYRLGLVIYELGARVSVHRVLHDAATPILEALRNATKETVQIAVLDSREVVYVERLESPHTLRLFGRIGHRNSAHCTSNGKVLLAHLPEDRREALLRGWRPERRTAYTIWQCPKLREELERVRARGWATNISESEVGVASVAAPIRNARGEVIASVSVAGPVLRLDGESLRRFFCSSVVQAADAISARLGYRPDAVAGGAS from the coding sequence ATGACTGCGCCGGGCGGGCGCGAAGGAGCGACGAAGACTGCGCCGGGCGGGCGCGACGGGTCCAGGCTGTCGTCGGTCCAGAACGCGGCGCGGCTGCTCAAGGAGTTCGGCTCCGGCGAGCGGGAGCTGGGCGTGAGCGAGCTGTCCCGCCGGCTCGGGTTGGGCAAGTCGACCGTGCACCGGTTGCTCGCGACGCTCACCGACGAGCGCATCCTGGAGCACGACCCCGCCCGTGGGACCTACCGGCTGGGTCTGGTCATCTACGAGCTCGGCGCGCGCGTGTCGGTGCACCGCGTGCTCCACGACGCCGCGACGCCGATCCTCGAGGCGCTGCGCAACGCGACCAAGGAGACAGTCCAGATCGCCGTGCTCGACAGCCGCGAGGTGGTCTACGTCGAGCGCCTGGAGAGCCCCCACACCCTGCGCCTGTTCGGCAGGATCGGGCACCGCAACTCGGCGCACTGCACCAGCAACGGCAAGGTGCTGCTCGCCCACCTGCCCGAGGACCGGCGCGAGGCGCTGCTCAGGGGCTGGCGGCCGGAGCGCAGGACCGCCTACACGATCTGGCAGTGCCCGAAGCTGCGGGAGGAGCTGGAGCGCGTGCGCGCCCGCGGCTGGGCGACCAACATCAGCGAGAGCGAGGTCGGCGTGGCCAGCGTCGCGGCACCCATCCGCAACGCCCGCGGCGAGGTGATCGCCTCGGTGAGCGTCGCCGGGCCGGTCCTGCGGCTGGACGGCGAGTCGCTGCGCCGGTTCTTCTGCTCCTCCGTGGTCCAGGCCGCCGACGCCATCTCCGCGCGGCTCGGCTACCGGCCCGACGCCGTCGCGGGAGGTGCCTCGTGA
- a CDS encoding catechol 2,3-dioxygenase, with translation MGILRLSHVDVRVPDLDLATAYYTEVLGLLEVERTAGEVFLKCWDETDHHSLRLSYAPRVGLDLISFKVERDEDLASLESRVEAYGFPVRRISRGEAVGQGESIRFETPSGQLMELVREVEKVGGLLPKVNPPPFPPQGLRGIAPPRIDHVLVTAEEVGEATRFYMDLLGFRLTEQLLDGNGHQIGVWLERSHSPHDLAVVTGANGGLHHFAFWLDDWDHVRKAADILAYNGVQIDVGPTRHGITRGNTIYFFDPLGTRNEVFTGGYRPDPDFPTITWTEDNIGRAIFYYEGELSERFMKVHT, from the coding sequence ATGGGCATCCTTCGACTCTCCCACGTGGACGTGCGCGTCCCCGACCTCGACCTCGCCACCGCGTACTACACCGAGGTGCTCGGGCTGCTGGAGGTCGAGCGCACCGCCGGCGAGGTCTTCCTCAAATGCTGGGACGAGACCGACCACCACTCGCTCAGGCTCAGCTACGCGCCGCGTGTGGGCCTGGATCTGATCAGCTTCAAGGTCGAGCGGGACGAGGACCTCGCCTCCCTGGAGTCGCGGGTCGAGGCCTACGGCTTCCCGGTGCGCCGGATCTCGCGCGGCGAGGCGGTCGGCCAGGGCGAGTCGATCCGCTTCGAGACGCCCTCCGGGCAGCTCATGGAGCTGGTGCGCGAGGTCGAGAAGGTTGGCGGGCTGCTGCCGAAGGTGAACCCGCCGCCGTTCCCGCCCCAGGGCCTGCGCGGCATCGCCCCGCCCCGCATCGACCACGTCCTGGTCACCGCGGAGGAGGTGGGCGAGGCCACCCGGTTCTACATGGACCTGCTCGGGTTCCGGCTCACCGAGCAGCTGCTCGACGGCAACGGCCACCAGATCGGCGTCTGGCTGGAACGCTCGCACTCCCCCCACGACCTGGCCGTCGTCACCGGAGCCAACGGCGGGCTGCACCACTTCGCCTTCTGGCTCGACGACTGGGACCACGTGCGCAAGGCGGCCGACATCCTCGCCTACAACGGCGTGCAGATCGACGTCGGCCCGACCCGCCACGGGATCACCCGCGGCAACACCATCTACTTCTTCGACCCGCTCGGGACGCGCAACGAGGTCTTCACCGGCGGCTACCGCCCAGACCCGGACTTCCCGACGATCACCTGGACCGAGGACAACATCGGGCGCGCGATCTTCTACTACGAGGGCGAGCTCAGCGAGCGCTTCATGAAGGTGCACACGTAG
- a CDS encoding fumarylacetoacetate hydrolase family protein: MTAVEELARALHRARRDRVAIPPLTDAWPDMTAADAYAVQQHLVGLLQADGEGEVVGYKLGLTSRPMQELLGVDQPDYGPVLAAHVRPAGVRIDVGRLIQPKVEAEIAIVLREPLSGPRCTALDARRAAAGAVAAIEIVDSRVENWRIRLADTVADLASSGAIALSSRLVPLQGLDPRLIGMVFTRNGELVATGAGAAALGDPLHAVAWLANTLHPLGATLAAGHVVMTGALHAAVPLGEGDVFRAEFDRLGPVWVVAVREGS, encoded by the coding sequence GTGACCGCCGTCGAGGAACTGGCCCGGGCGCTGCACCGGGCGCGGCGCGACCGGGTCGCGATCCCGCCGCTGACCGACGCCTGGCCGGACATGACCGCGGCCGACGCCTACGCGGTCCAGCAGCATCTGGTCGGGCTGCTGCAGGCCGACGGGGAGGGCGAGGTGGTCGGCTACAAGCTCGGCCTGACCAGCCGTCCCATGCAGGAGCTGCTCGGCGTCGACCAGCCGGACTACGGACCCGTGCTCGCCGCGCACGTCCGTCCCGCCGGGGTGCGGATCGACGTCGGCCGGCTGATCCAGCCGAAGGTCGAGGCGGAGATCGCGATCGTCCTGCGCGAGCCCTTGTCCGGGCCGCGATGCACGGCACTGGACGCACGCCGGGCGGCGGCCGGCGCGGTCGCGGCGATCGAGATCGTCGACTCGCGGGTGGAGAACTGGCGCATCCGGCTCGCCGACACCGTCGCCGACCTCGCCTCCAGCGGCGCCATCGCGCTGTCCAGCCGGCTGGTGCCGCTGCAGGGCCTGGACCCTCGCCTGATCGGCATGGTGTTCACCCGCAACGGCGAGCTGGTCGCCACCGGCGCTGGCGCGGCGGCGCTGGGCGACCCGCTGCACGCCGTCGCCTGGCTCGCCAACACGCTGCACCCGCTCGGGGCGACCCTGGCGGCCGGGCACGTGGTGATGACCGGCGCCCTGCACGCCGCCGTCCCGCTCGGCGAGGGCGACGTGTTCCGGGCCGAGTTCGACCGGCTCGGTCCGGTCTGGGTCGTCGCCGTGCGAGAAGGGAGCTGA
- a CDS encoding Rieske 2Fe-2S domain-containing protein, with the protein MLTADQNAELTRVGPGTPMGEVLRRYWYPVAFTRQLDEFPVRRVRLLGENWTVYRTPGGAYGVVEEHCPHRRASLGYGVVEADGIRCGYHGWLFGLDGTCLDQPAEMDKTSFRDRVKARAGEAQELGGMVWVYVGPQPAPLLPRYDVYLMDGLRDAGHATLPCNWLQTMENAVDPHHVEWLHGRYFDFLGKTLGFEAPKSFQRRHVKVAFDEFEHGIIKRRLLEGHTEQDDDWAIGHPLVFPYCMRVGGAGIDQMQIRVPVDDTVTWFVLYTVHHPDGGSWEPQAAMVDYELPWLDERGNHIVDYVEGQDIMAWVTQGAITDRTVEHLGKSDVGVALMRKMYKQQLVAVAEGRDPIAVVRDPAANERIDLPCEKNKFGAGSEFAIQWINQGFSRYSPQLKELLRLHVDAAAARTEAPAGA; encoded by the coding sequence ATGCTCACGGCCGACCAGAACGCCGAGCTGACCCGCGTGGGTCCCGGGACGCCGATGGGTGAGGTCCTGCGGCGCTACTGGTACCCGGTGGCGTTCACCCGCCAGCTCGACGAGTTCCCGGTCAGGCGGGTCCGCCTGCTCGGCGAGAACTGGACGGTATACCGCACCCCTGGCGGCGCGTACGGCGTGGTGGAGGAGCACTGTCCCCACCGGCGGGCCTCGCTCGGGTACGGCGTCGTCGAGGCCGACGGCATCCGCTGCGGCTACCACGGATGGCTGTTCGGCCTCGACGGCACCTGCCTCGACCAGCCGGCGGAGATGGACAAGACCTCGTTCAGGGACCGGGTCAAGGCCAGGGCGGGCGAGGCGCAGGAGCTCGGCGGCATGGTCTGGGTCTACGTCGGCCCGCAGCCGGCCCCCTTGCTGCCGCGCTACGACGTCTACCTCATGGACGGCCTGCGTGACGCCGGCCACGCGACCCTGCCCTGCAACTGGCTGCAGACCATGGAGAACGCGGTCGACCCACACCACGTCGAGTGGCTGCACGGCCGCTATTTCGACTTCCTCGGCAAGACGCTCGGCTTCGAGGCCCCGAAGTCCTTCCAGCGCCGGCACGTGAAGGTGGCCTTCGACGAGTTCGAGCACGGCATCATCAAGCGCCGGCTGCTCGAGGGCCATACCGAGCAGGACGACGACTGGGCGATCGGGCACCCGCTGGTCTTCCCGTACTGCATGCGGGTCGGCGGCGCCGGGATCGACCAGATGCAGATCCGCGTGCCGGTCGACGACACGGTCACCTGGTTCGTGCTCTACACGGTCCACCACCCCGACGGCGGCAGCTGGGAGCCGCAGGCGGCGATGGTGGACTACGAGCTGCCCTGGCTCGACGAGCGCGGCAACCACATCGTCGACTACGTCGAGGGGCAGGACATCATGGCCTGGGTGACCCAGGGGGCGATCACCGACCGGACGGTGGAGCACCTCGGGAAGTCCGACGTGGGCGTCGCGCTGATGCGCAAGATGTACAAGCAACAGCTCGTCGCGGTGGCCGAGGGCCGCGACCCGATCGCCGTCGTGCGCGACCCGGCCGCCAACGAGCGCATCGACCTGCCGTGCGAGAAGAACAAGTTCGGCGCGGGCAGCGAGTTCGCCATCCAGTGGATCAACCAGGGCTTCTCCCGCTACTCGCCACAGCTCAAGGAGCTGCTGCGCCTGCACGTCGACGCGGCCGCCGCCCGCACCGAGGCGCCAGCCGGTGCCTGA
- a CDS encoding PEP/pyruvate-binding domain-containing protein — MTFVVWLHEYDPAQRPLLGGKNASLAELLSAGLPVPPGFAVTVGAYHTLRDHADLRREVGRLLAEMDLGDAAGLEQLSATIRGRLEQVPMHDGVARAVRSAYEALCERCQLEAVPVAVRSSATSEDLPDASFAGEHDTYLWVRGAADVLRQVTRCWSSLFTARAISYRREMGHDHDVVSMSVGVQKMVHPRASGVAFTLNPSDGDRSQVAVESAWGFGEGVVSGEVTPDSFLVDKVLGTIARRTVSDKAFEYRLTDGDTVGRVAVEEARRTAPSLTDDEVCAVARLARRAEKHYGCAQDVEWAVDRDLPAGDNVILLQARPETVWSRREPTPVAVPGTDFMSSIVRTLLSPLHARPTQERPP; from the coding sequence ATGACCTTCGTCGTCTGGCTGCACGAGTACGACCCGGCGCAGCGGCCGCTCCTCGGCGGCAAGAACGCGAGCCTCGCCGAGCTGCTCTCCGCCGGGCTGCCCGTGCCGCCGGGCTTCGCCGTGACCGTCGGCGCCTACCACACGCTGCGCGACCACGCCGACCTGCGGCGGGAGGTCGGGCGGCTGCTCGCCGAGATGGACCTGGGCGACGCGGCCGGCCTCGAGCAGCTCAGCGCCACGATCCGCGGGCGCCTCGAGCAGGTCCCCATGCACGACGGCGTCGCGCGGGCGGTGCGCTCGGCCTACGAGGCGCTGTGCGAGCGCTGCCAGCTCGAGGCCGTGCCCGTGGCGGTCCGCTCCTCGGCCACCTCCGAGGACCTGCCGGACGCGAGCTTCGCGGGCGAGCACGACACCTACCTGTGGGTCCGCGGCGCCGCCGACGTCTTGCGCCAGGTGACCCGCTGCTGGTCGAGCCTGTTCACCGCAAGGGCCATCTCCTACCGGCGGGAGATGGGACACGACCACGACGTCGTCTCGATGTCGGTCGGGGTGCAGAAGATGGTCCACCCGCGAGCGTCCGGGGTGGCGTTCACCCTCAACCCGAGCGACGGCGACCGCTCCCAGGTCGCCGTCGAGTCGGCATGGGGGTTCGGTGAGGGCGTCGTGTCGGGCGAGGTGACGCCCGACAGCTTCCTGGTCGACAAGGTGCTGGGGACGATCGCGCGGCGCACGGTCTCCGACAAGGCATTCGAGTACCGCCTCACCGACGGCGACACGGTCGGGCGGGTGGCCGTGGAGGAGGCCAGGCGCACGGCCCCGAGCCTCACCGACGATGAGGTCTGCGCCGTCGCGCGCCTGGCCCGCCGGGCCGAGAAGCACTACGGCTGCGCGCAGGACGTCGAGTGGGCCGTGGACCGCGACCTGCCGGCGGGGGACAACGTGATCCTGCTGCAGGCCCGTCCCGAGACGGTCTGGAGCAGGCGGGAGCCGACCCCGGTGGCCGTGCCGGGGACCGACTTCATGTCCAGCATCGTCAGGACGCTGCTGTCGCCGCTGCACGCGCGCCCCACCCAGGAGCGGCCACCCTAA
- a CDS encoding histidine phosphatase family protein translates to MASDDPPARPAFPRTERQDPPLYLARYLERQARGSGEGDGDDDPATPLYLRRFRERRARPDALQAPPPVMEGEPPGVTRSWADITRTKEIVPPAPADTVRVAAQIHLIRHGETQGYSTESGLTPLGGWQAHRRGFDLSKGIRDGEQVRIVCADTNRARQTAEHLHRGLLDGLDLWRRDAKVGEPQPMAEFRNFQVATPEGLRDVTSAFRIYQAVMERYERVALGDRPMWLVELDRFWNVQQGGADPIYHWLTVPMLHFEPPASCVRRFWAGFGRLVDEAPGARILCATHSGPIRAFATWALGYDPGEPYNTEEVLVKLKEGGQEALVACRNRVQEVHVPPLADLPDWWQGIVLAGRESP, encoded by the coding sequence ATGGCCTCCGACGACCCGCCCGCCCGCCCGGCGTTCCCCAGGACCGAGCGGCAGGACCCGCCGCTGTACCTCGCCCGCTACCTGGAGCGGCAGGCGCGCGGGAGCGGGGAGGGGGACGGGGACGACGACCCGGCGACCCCGCTGTACCTGCGCCGGTTCCGGGAGCGGCGGGCGCGCCCGGACGCCCTGCAGGCGCCGCCGCCGGTCATGGAGGGCGAGCCGCCCGGCGTGACCCGCTCGTGGGCGGACATCACCCGGACCAAGGAGATCGTCCCGCCGGCACCCGCGGACACCGTGCGGGTCGCGGCGCAGATCCACCTCATCCGGCACGGGGAGACGCAGGGCTACTCCACCGAGAGCGGGCTGACGCCGCTGGGCGGCTGGCAGGCGCACCGGCGCGGCTTCGACCTGTCCAAGGGGATCCGCGACGGCGAGCAGGTGCGGATCGTGTGCGCCGACACCAACCGCGCGCGCCAGACCGCCGAGCACCTTCACCGCGGCCTGCTCGACGGGCTGGACCTGTGGCGGCGCGACGCCAAGGTCGGCGAGCCCCAGCCGATGGCGGAGTTCCGCAACTTCCAGGTCGCCACCCCGGAAGGCCTGCGCGACGTCACCAGCGCCTTCCGGATCTACCAGGCGGTGATGGAGCGTTACGAGCGGGTCGCGCTCGGTGACCGCCCGATGTGGCTGGTCGAGCTGGACCGCTTCTGGAACGTGCAGCAGGGCGGCGCGGACCCCATCTACCACTGGCTGACGGTCCCGATGCTGCACTTCGAGCCGCCGGCGAGCTGCGTGCGCCGCTTCTGGGCCGGGTTCGGCCGCCTGGTCGACGAGGCGCCGGGCGCCCGCATCCTGTGCGCCACCCACTCCGGGCCGATCCGGGCGTTCGCCACCTGGGCGCTGGGCTACGACCCCGGCGAGCCCTACAACACCGAGGAAGTGCTGGTGAAGCTGAAGGAGGGCGGCCAGGAGGCGCTCGTCGCCTGCCGCAACCGGGTCCAGGAGGTCCACGTCCCGCCGCTGGCCGACCTGCCCGACTGGTGGCAGGGCATCGTCCTCGCCGGGAGGGAGTCGCCATGA
- a CDS encoding acetaldehyde dehydrogenase (acetylating), whose protein sequence is MTLSCVVIGSGNIGTDLMHKLLRSPTLRLRALVGIDPDSDGLARARALGVDATAEGIDWVTAHADEIDLAFEATSARVHVRHAPRLRAAGVAAVDLTPAKLGPAVVPSVNLLHHVDAPEVNLITCGGQATVPIVAAVSQACAVPYAEIVSTVSSRSAGPGTRQNIDEFTRTTARSLEEVGGARRGKAIIVLNPAEPPILMRNTVFCALPEGCDQGAVAASIERMVARVASYVPGYRLKSAPVFEEGPYRTPGGTAPARVAVLLEVEGAGDYLPPYAGNLDIMTAAAVRVAESRAEARAGVPA, encoded by the coding sequence GTGACGCTGTCCTGCGTCGTCATCGGGTCCGGGAACATCGGGACCGACCTCATGCACAAGCTGCTGCGCTCCCCGACGCTGCGCCTGCGCGCCCTCGTCGGCATCGACCCGGACTCCGACGGGCTCGCGAGAGCACGGGCGCTGGGAGTCGACGCCACCGCCGAGGGGATCGACTGGGTGACGGCGCACGCGGACGAGATCGACCTGGCCTTCGAGGCGACCAGCGCGCGGGTGCACGTGCGGCACGCGCCGCGGCTGCGCGCGGCGGGCGTCGCGGCGGTCGACCTGACCCCGGCCAAGCTCGGGCCGGCGGTCGTGCCGAGCGTCAACCTGCTCCATCACGTGGACGCGCCCGAGGTCAACCTGATCACCTGCGGCGGCCAGGCGACCGTGCCGATCGTCGCGGCGGTCAGCCAGGCCTGCGCGGTGCCGTACGCGGAGATCGTGTCGACGGTGTCCTCCCGCTCGGCCGGCCCAGGCACCCGCCAGAACATCGACGAGTTCACCCGAACCACGGCCCGGAGCCTCGAGGAGGTCGGCGGCGCGCGGCGCGGCAAGGCGATCATCGTCCTCAACCCGGCCGAGCCGCCGATCCTCATGCGCAACACGGTGTTCTGTGCCCTGCCCGAGGGCTGCGACCAGGGGGCGGTCGCCGCGTCGATCGAGCGGATGGTCGCCCGCGTCGCCAGCTATGTCCCCGGCTACCGGCTGAAGAGCGCGCCGGTCTTCGAGGAGGGACCGTACCGAACTCCCGGCGGGACGGCGCCGGCCCGGGTCGCGGTGCTGCTGGAGGTGGAGGGTGCGGGCGACTACCTGCCGCCGTACGCCGGCAACCTCGACATCATGACGGCGGCGGCGGTCAGGGTCGCCGAGTCGCGGGCGGAGGCGCGGGCGGGGGTGCCGGCATGA
- a CDS encoding PEP-utilizing enzyme translates to MADRFPSPFDIETPPGAEGWQELYTYSLPFSEDRREYEDSMFWFQDGVHWPEALTPWDATFLEYALASLSQYNTRHYLIPPALGVDYRVLNGYTYLSPVGVADPAEVEARVPHFLERAGFYFQNWDTLYEQWMTKIRGLIGEMETLRFEPLPAMEDLAVVTEGRGVGSGFEIQRSYHKLLDLALQLWQYHFEFLNLGYAAYLDFFGFCKQVFPSIPDLAIAKMVAGVEVDLFKPDEELKKLARLAVESGVGDAFGATPPTTVIEALRASDAGRAWLAEWEASAQPWFNFSAGSGFYHTDEIWLEHLEIPFGFVRDYIAKLRSGVDISRPIEAIRAERDRIVAEYGELLATDEDRAAFEQKLGLARVVFPYVENHNFYVEHWSHSVLWRKMRQLGGVFVKEGFFGDENDVFYLKRDEVPEALWDMYSAWAVGVQPRGPKYWGRELERRKRILTALRNWSPPPALGEPPEVVTEPFTIMLWGITGESVKQWLGASGTDGGLKGFAASPGVAEGEARVIFSADQIGEVREGEILVAPLTAPSWAPIFGKIRATVTDVGGMMAHAAIVCREYGLPAVTGTAFGTKTIKTGQRIRVDGNAGTVTLLD, encoded by the coding sequence ATGGCCGACAGGTTTCCCAGTCCCTTCGACATCGAGACCCCACCGGGTGCCGAGGGATGGCAGGAGCTGTACACCTACTCCCTGCCGTTCAGCGAGGACCGCCGCGAGTACGAGGACTCGATGTTCTGGTTCCAGGACGGCGTCCACTGGCCGGAGGCGCTGACGCCGTGGGATGCCACGTTCCTGGAGTACGCGCTCGCGTCGCTGTCGCAGTACAACACCCGCCACTACCTGATCCCGCCGGCGCTCGGCGTGGACTACCGGGTGCTCAACGGCTACACCTACCTGTCCCCGGTGGGTGTCGCGGACCCGGCGGAGGTCGAGGCGAGGGTTCCGCACTTCCTCGAGCGCGCCGGCTTCTACTTCCAGAACTGGGACACGCTGTACGAGCAGTGGATGACGAAGATCCGCGGGCTCATCGGCGAGATGGAGACGCTGCGCTTCGAGCCGCTGCCGGCCATGGAGGACCTCGCGGTCGTCACCGAGGGCCGCGGCGTCGGCTCGGGCTTCGAGATCCAGCGGAGCTACCACAAGCTGCTGGACCTGGCGCTGCAGCTGTGGCAGTACCACTTCGAGTTCCTCAACCTGGGCTACGCCGCCTACCTCGACTTCTTCGGCTTCTGCAAGCAGGTCTTCCCGAGCATCCCCGACCTGGCGATCGCCAAGATGGTCGCCGGCGTCGAGGTGGACCTGTTCAAGCCCGACGAGGAGCTGAAGAAGCTCGCCCGCCTGGCGGTCGAATCGGGCGTCGGCGACGCGTTCGGCGCGACCCCGCCCACGACGGTCATCGAGGCGCTGCGGGCCAGCGACGCTGGCCGGGCGTGGCTGGCGGAGTGGGAGGCGTCCGCGCAGCCGTGGTTCAACTTCTCCGCGGGCAGCGGCTTCTACCACACCGACGAGATCTGGCTCGAGCACCTGGAGATCCCGTTCGGGTTCGTGCGCGACTACATCGCCAAGCTCCGCTCCGGCGTGGACATCAGCCGGCCGATCGAAGCGATCCGCGCCGAGCGCGACCGCATCGTGGCCGAGTACGGCGAGCTGCTCGCGACCGACGAGGACCGGGCCGCGTTCGAGCAGAAGCTCGGGCTCGCGCGGGTGGTGTTCCCGTACGTGGAGAACCACAACTTCTACGTCGAGCACTGGAGCCACTCCGTGCTGTGGCGCAAGATGCGCCAGCTCGGCGGCGTGTTTGTCAAGGAAGGGTTCTTCGGCGACGAGAACGACGTGTTCTACCTCAAGCGCGACGAGGTCCCAGAGGCGCTGTGGGACATGTACAGCGCGTGGGCGGTCGGGGTGCAGCCGCGCGGCCCGAAGTACTGGGGGCGCGAGCTCGAACGGCGCAAGCGCATCCTCACCGCGCTCAGGAACTGGTCGCCGCCGCCGGCACTCGGCGAGCCGCCCGAGGTGGTCACCGAACCGTTCACGATCATGCTGTGGGGCATCACCGGCGAGAGCGTCAAGCAGTGGCTGGGCGCCTCGGGGACCGACGGCGGCCTCAAGGGCTTCGCGGCCTCGCCGGGTGTCGCCGAAGGGGAGGCCCGGGTCATCTTCTCGGCCGACCAGATCGGCGAGGTGCGGGAAGGCGAGATCCTGGTGGCCCCGCTGACCGCGCCGAGCTGGGCGCCGATCTTCGGCAAGATCCGGGCGACCGTCACCGACGTCGGCGGCATGATGGCCCACGCCGCGATCGTGTGTCGAGAGTACGGGCTGCCGGCCGTCACCGGCACGGCCTTCGGCACCAAGACCATCAAGACCGGCCAGCGCATCCGCGTGGACGGCAACGCCGGCACGGTCACCCTCCTGGACTGA